Proteins from a genomic interval of Uloborus diversus isolate 005 chromosome 4, Udiv.v.3.1, whole genome shotgun sequence:
- the LOC129219968 gene encoding uncharacterized protein LOC129219968 — MLYECLEQEDNSVMLNILTDIPAYLLSRVLPTSFILAILAVISYAVMGFRFVYDVLVTGHGLALVLEEAKFLMEESNVDENTNANENSFISKQQLFDNFRNRSQIDISNEFDTVNPDIEIKS, encoded by the exons ATGCTGTATGAATGCTTAGAACAAGAAGATAATTCAGTAATGTTAAACATCTTAACTGat attccaGCCTATTTATTGTCCAGAGTACTGCCAACAAGCTTTATTTTAGCCATCTTAGCAGTGATCAGTTACGCAGTCATGGGATTTCGATTCGTGTATGATGTCCTGGTCACTGGACACGGTCTGGCGTTGGTTCTTGAAGAAGCGAA GTTTCTGATGGAAGAAAGTAATGTGGATGAAAACACAAATGCGAATGAAAATAGCTTTATTTCAAAACAGCAACTGTTTGATAATTTTCGGAATAGGTCACAGATTGACATTAGTAATGAGTTTGACACTGTTAATCCAGatatagaaataaaaagttaa